AACACTATTAAATAGCCTTAAACCTATGGAGGTCAGAGAGGAGTCCAAGTTTCCTTGTTATGATATTGGAAGAGGTCCACATTCCTGGCATAGTTATTTTTCTGGCTACAAGTTAACTAGGGCACTTCCTTCTGGACCTCGAGATCTATAATTATCTAAACTGTACACAATCTTTGGTGCAGGCTAAGGAAAATTCTGCACTTGTTCTGTACCATCACAGACACTTTTTAGAAATGACCTCAGCTCTTGTCTTCTTCTTGGTTTGGCAGACATACAAACTGTCATTTTGCTCTGGCTTTGACCACTGTCAACTTGAGCTCTCGTCTCACCTtaattctggatttttctcaGTGGGTATTATCCTATCTTGGCTCTGGGgtataaataaaaagatggatCATCTCTTCTCTCCGAGAGCTCCTCAGTACTACAGACCTTAGTATTAGAGCTGTTTCTATGAACATATTCCTAAATGAAGGTGACTACTATCTATGATAGAGTTTTTAAAGTTTGACAAACTGAAATCTGCTGGGAAAAGTAGCCAATACCTAGCCTGAATACTGCATCTCTTTAGAAAATGCCAGCTAGGAGGAAAGGCGTCTACTTCTGAGTTTGGAAAAGGTAAGCTAGGTTTAAGTGGCTTTTGGGACCATAGATGATCTTCATTAGGGTTGTGGGAATGGACCCACAAAGTTAGCATCGGTTCTTTCTTTAATGTCATAGTTATGCCTCACTGACCTGTAAAGGCCCAAACAAGGGATCTCTGGGCCGCCTAAAATGAGCAGCACCCTCCCTTCATAAGACAATCTGCCAGAAGTCCCTGCCTAAAATTTCCACCCAGGGCTCTCCTAGATCACTTCATTTGCTAGaatgaaatggagagaaaagcagaaaaaggccagtaaagataaaattaatttatttgcccTCACAATTCCGTGGGCCGCACTGGGCCCCATAGTCCTATAAGCATGCCCTGCAGCTTTGGGCTGGGAGTCCAGTTCCCTGGAGTGCCTACTCCCTCGTCCAGAGCTGCCTtaatccggctccctgctgaccccATCATCCTGCTCCCACATGCAAGAGGTGCTTAGGTCCACCTGCAGCAAACCCAGGCCTTCCTCTGGCAGTAAGGACAAGGCCTTGTGAGTTGGCTGTAGCACAGATCCGTGTGGACCTGGGTGAGCAGGAGGGCAGGTGGGTTCAGTGCAGAGAGCCACTGTTCTGCTCTTCAAAGGCCATCTTGCCCAGGAGCTGGCTGTCCAACTCCACCCCACTCACAGGTAGCTGGAAGAAGTTCATTTCGGCTGCTAAGGCTGCCATGGCAGAAGGGTCCTGGCCAAACTGAGCTCGCAACATCATGTCCATTTTCTCCAGCCTCCTCTTGAGCCGCTTGGCTTCCCGCTCCCGGATGAGCCGGGCCTGCCTCTTCTCTGGGGTTTCATTGGCCCGCTTCAGCCTCATAGCCTCCCGATCCCGCTGTAGCCGGCGTGCCCGCTGCTCGTCTGTCTCCTGCATGCGCTGCAGGCGTTTGGCTTCACGGTCCCTCATGCGCCTTACTTCCCGCTCCTCTGGGGTCTCATTGTCCCGCCGACTTTTCTTGGCTGTACGCTCTCGTTCCAGACGCTGTAGCCGTACTTCCAACGGCTCATTCTGTCGGCGTAGGGCCCACTTGCGAACGCTGGGGGTCTGTGCTTCCAGTAGCTTACGGTAGGCAGCACAATTGTTGCACACAAGCAGAATTCCAGCAGGGTACACGGGAGGGCTAAAGGCAATGTCCTTTCCCTCAGCACTGGAGGGACCCTCACTATGGGCTTGGGGTAGGGATTCCATATTAAGTACTTCAGGGAGTTTCTCACtggaatacaaaaatttgggttgTTAGGGTCTCCTAGCAAGGCTCAGGTATACAGCTCTGATTTAACGCTTGTCCTACTAGGCCAGTTGCTCCAAGTTCACCACTAGGGGTCAGGTTTGAGTACTTGGGAGACCTCTGACCTCTCCCACCTCATACCTTCTCTGGGCTTGGGTGGTCTACCAAGTTTTAAAGCCCTCCCGGAGTTAGAGACTGAACCACCTGCCAGATATCCCCCACAAATGTGCAGGGTTCATTCCAGCTGGCTGGTGGTGTTTCTAAGAGCTGTGCAGGGCAGTCCTACTGTGGAAATGGTGGTCCCTCTTGAGGTAGAGGCTTTAGGGGAGTCCACTGGCCCAACCCCTCCTGCCCTGGCCGACTCTGCATTGTATCCTAGGCAAACTTAACTAGGACACAATTCATACAGTTCCAGCCTTCCTGGGACACAGTACAGACTGTGTCCTCACATCAGGGGCCTTTTAGCTCCCTGTAACTTCTCTAAGCTTTATCATGAATGTTATTGGACTGCCCCCAATGTCTCTGTAGATGAAAATATTACTCTAATagggaaagaaatgagaattcatttccttttgggGATATCTAATGGAACGGATTTATTTATTGGCTTCATTACTTGTATTTCCAGAGTCAGTCACCTTTGCATTACCTATCTCTaggctttcttttcatttgggaAAGCAGAACCCACTCCCAATAATTTGTTCCCAGAGCAAGAGGGTTAGGTGACCAGCTAACCTGTTAAACGTGGCATGGCTGGTAAAACgggctccacacacagcacagTTAGACCTCTGGTCCTCCGAGTGGATTAGGAGATGACGACCCAAGGACCCCGGGGAGCTTAGGGCCCGGCCACAGACAGGACACATGTAGCTCTTGGCGCTCACCACTGCCGCAGTGTGCTGTAAAACAGAGCCTTCATCTGTCAGCTCAGGCTTCCTTTAAAGTAATCTACACCCACTTAGAAACTGCTCTCTGGTAAATGTCCCTTTTCCTTAGTCTCAGAACAAGGAATTTGCAACTATTCTCCTTGCTTAAGCACCTGGAAAAGTAAGAGTCTCTTCTGTTAACGACCCTTTAGAAGGGCCAGGCCAATCCGATTATTGTTCAGATTTCATTACAGTTTTGACTATATTCTGGAACATGTAGCTGGCTTGTAAACAACAGAGCTCCAGAGCCAGAGCCCTTTTCAAAACCTGCAAAGAATTCATGGTTGGGATAATTTCTGTCTGTAGCCTCACACTGTGCAGGTACAGGTGCATATTAAGGGAGCAATGAAAGCCAAGTGTAGAAGCTGGCTAGGAAGATTGGTATCCAAAAGCATTTTGTCCTGCCTTTTCTTAAatcctctgaaaaacaatcttctAAAGAAAGGCCTCCCTTCACGAACCAACTATGTAAACCCAGGCTGCCATGTGTGCTAACGCCCAATACAGATCACAAGGCAGAGGTGCTCTCTGACTGGATCAGGGAAGAAAAGAGCACGAGAAGCTTGTGTTCTTCTGATCCCCTCATTTATACTTTCTCTAGTATTACAGAAACATTTATGTTaactcattttttcttctttaaaacaagGCCTCATTATTAACAGATGTTAGTTTCTATTTCACTATTTAAAATATGCATCGAAGCACCTAGTGActcagtggctcaggtcatgatctcagagttgtgagatcaaaccctgtaccctgcactgggctccatgctgggtgtggagcctgcttaggattctctctccccctctgcccctgctccacCCACCCCTAATCgatacataaacaaacaaaagtaaattaaataatttgggaaaaaaatatttaattttcagagtGTGTCTGTCTGGGAACCCAGAACAGGTTTACCCAACACATTCCACTTATTCTTTAAAACATTCTGGGGACTAGAGTGGAGTCTTACTGGAAGCAACAACCCAAGGTTCCCCTGGGAGCTGGAGGCAAAGGCTAAACCAGTGCCGGCACCCGTGTTCTGGAGCGCGTGGCTCCCCAGCCCATACCTGGTACACGTGAGCAATCAGCTGCTCCCGACTCCCACAGTCGAGCTGGCACAGGGGACACTGGCAAAGTCCAAGTAAGGGGTCAGAATTCAAGTTCCCTGTGACCTGCAATTCAACAAGTAGGCAATTCATTAAGACTGTTTACCACTCTTTGCCCTACCCCTATTTCTTTTAACAGGGTGTCCTGTTAAAAGGAATACAACCTGATATCACGTGTTATTCTTAGGTTCCCATTACGGACTGAAGGGAAAAGTAATAGGGAAAGGGAATCACATTTACTCCTATCTTTATTTTCCCCAAGGCTTCCTGCCCTGAGGACACAGGGCGGCCCTAAGACAGCTGATCtatcccccactccccacagtAAACTCTGCAGAGAGAAGATTAGTTTTCCTCCTGCTCTGCTTCTTGCAGGAATCCTCAGGAAACACATTAGAGAGAAGTTGGCACCTCAGGTAACACTCTGACTTATATTCGCAGAGTACACTTCAGAAGTCGGCTGATAGTCTTGTAAAAGTGGGTGTTCTGTCTGGAAAGAAGTGGGGAAGCTGTACCTGGGTTAGTGATATGTGCAAGGACAGGAAAGCTGGTGTGATGAGAGCTGTGTGTGGGGTTTGGGTAAATGGAGCTGTGAAGGAAGAAACTCTTTACATGAAGGCCTACGAGACCACCAGAGGCAAGATCGTTACTGTGAATCAAGCACATCAGAGCCAAGTAGAAAGGTTGGGGGTCCTGAATTCGGGAGCTGTTGTCACTTGCCTCGTGCTCTGCcacttcattcccaccaacaggctGTTCCGTATTTTCTAACTCTTTTTCCACTTTGACCACCCCTCCATCTTCCTCTGATGTGTGGGAAGAGACTTCATCTTGTGTGGTCTCCTCTTCATCACCCTCACTGTCACCTGGAACATACAAATTGGTCActtgttctgatttttgcatgAATACATCTTGAGTTGCTTTCCATCTTAGAGTTTGTAGCTATAATGGAAAACATATTCAAGTCTTCcacaatggagtttgtatcaATGTACAGTTGGTATAGTTGGGTACAAATCATGTTGGTGGAAGAGCTATAGCTATTGCTTATAATGCCATTTACATTaaagagaaaatctcaggcaAAATTGCATTAGACAACAGTTACTGGGCCCTGTACGTTATcctaaaaataattcttacaCGATTCCAAACATCTCATACTTGAAATCACACCTCCCACGCACCTCACACCATGCTCATTCCCACAACACACGAACTCTGCCTTACCCACGCTTCTTACTGATTCTATTACTTACTTTTCTCCATAACCCCCCTGGTACAGTTTTTCCAGTGGCATCACATGTACTATTCTATTCTGAGTCCCACTAATCCTTTCTCTCCCAACAAACCCTAAGGCACACTTAAGAGAAAAAccaacaaatttttttcttcctcttttcaagAAATGAGGTAGTGGTGATGTCACCTTATAGGGAAAGGTTTGTTcagtccagtgggaaaaagagtACAGCAACCGACCTTAGGCCATCTGTTATGCTACCTGACTCAGGGTGTTCTTACTCTGCTAGTAACTCAGAACTCTAGgctaaataaatacattgtttctGTTGGTTCTCTGGATTATCTGACAGATAACTGACTGTATTAAGTAAAGGGAACAGGCCATTCTTTAGGATGAAATATACTTTCTTGTGACTAAAGTAAGAACtgagtttgttttcatttagGGGATAGGATGTGGCTATGGGGGAGTGGTCTGCCTGTGACTGGGGGATCTGCAAGGTTTTTACGGGCTGATGTTTTCCCCTATTACTTATAAAATGGTaggggaaacattaaaaaaaaaaaccacacacacaataaaaaagggaatttctaaaagggaaaaaaagtgctAGTACCTTGAAGATCACAAGAAGAAGCCAAGTCTAGGTAAGCTGTGAGACTCCAGCCCCAACCCAACCACATTAAGATCCTGGATTCCTGGGCCTGACTATGAGCAAGAGAAATACAAGGTAGACTTTCACCTGTGAGACTCAGCTTTCCCCGCTAACAGcgtttcttgtcttctttctaCTACTACCTTGTATAATTCTGAAATCCACCAGCATCTGGGCAAAACTGATTACATTCCTTTTCTTCATAAGAAAATCTAACCAAATCATCTGCTAGTAGTTACATATGTCTCTATTAGATATTCTACTTGTTTGGGGGACTGGATTTGGGCCTTGGATGCCTTATTCCCTAGCCCAAAGCTTTCATCTGAATTCATCTAAATAATGAAGGACTGGAACAGATTAAATCATACCATATTTTCTCACCAGTTTATTTGGAATATTTGTAAACTTAGTCTAAGACAACATTATATCAGACACATTACATGAGTGATGAAAAAATCCAAACATACCTCTCTACTAAAATGATTTTTACAAAATAAGTATGCCATCTAGAGGGACGATGCAGCTTTTCCAGAATGGAAGCCTATTAGACTTTATAGATGTTGCCATTCCTATCCTGTTACTCAAACTGGTAGCTCCCACAGGTTTTCTAGAAAtctttggttcatttttctttgctattAGACGCtaaattattactgtttttttgttgttgttgctaagtTATTACTTAGAGTGAAAACTGTAGTTCCTAGAAGGTGctgaattctttccttttttattcttcaatcccaaatgtggagaaaaatttaaaaatgtcactcTGAATTGACAGTAATACCAACCAATATCAGATGGATGTGATTAGTAAAGTAAGGAGATCATTCTAGGAAATGTGTTTGTTCAGGCAGCTCACGGAACAGATGACCTGTGAGGCTCAGCTAGATACCAGCCActgtctttccatctctttccAGGGATTTACTTAGGACTTGGTGTGGGAAGACCTTGACTTTAACattttactcctttttaaaaattccattaaaaaaaattttttttaaaagtaatctctgcacccactacggggctcaaactcacagctccaagatcaagagctgcctGTTctaccgagccagccaggtgctctgacTTTGACTTCAGCACTTCATATGATGCATAATACCATTAGTAAGGAAATCCTCTTATATAACGTTATAATGAAATCTCAAGCAAAAATTTCATTAATGCCACTCTTACATTTTGTTAATTATGAGTAAACAGATTCTAGGAGACAGCGATTCTTTTCAATTGACCTAACTCAGGAACAGGTTGAGCACTAATAATCCCTACGCCCCTGTCTAATCACAGTCATCACAAACCTATCTCTGTATGGTACTGCACCAAGTAAGCAGTCCatgagttaaaaaatatatataataccaaACCTGTCCTCTCTCTGGACAAGCATATGCTCGTACACCTTAGAACATCTTTGGGAACACTGAGGATCCACAAATCTTCTTCTTCATATCTTCCTCCCAACCCCCATGCACAATCCCCAGAGCACACACACTCTGATAATTCTTCTCCCATTGCCCTGAGTCATTACCAGAAGGTGCAGAACTCACTGCTACTGGAGTCCTGATCTCTTAGTTGTTGGATAGCTTGTCGCTGACTGCCAAGGTCTCCAGGAAAATCAGTTTTCATCATCGCCTGGCGGGCTTGCTCTTCTAGCCCAGCAAATACTTGATCCCCTGGTGGTCACAAGGAAAAATAGTCAGGCCACCAGCTGGGCAGCATGTATCCCCAGGGAAGCTGGTTGGAAAGTCAGACCATTCAAAGGTAGGAGACAGGCAGGTACCCCATGGTGGGGTCATCCATCACTAAGTCAGCTTGCTGCCTCCTGGAGTTCTGGGCACCACTACTCTTCCCGGGCAGTAAGCCAGATGCTCTAGAAAGCATCACTTGCTTAAATCCTCCTAATCTTGACTCCTTTCAAAAGGTAATCAATTTCTACTTTACAAATTTAACTTCAGAATCTCAATTCCATTTATAACCTTCCATCAGGATTGacgagagaggcagagaggcgaAGTGATAGGATGATAAAGATAGGGCAACAAATCTGGGCACAATCTCTGATTCTTAGTATACTAACACTATGGCCGTGGCTCAGGGTCTAGCTCTGACTACAAACAAGTGCTTCAACTAACCCTTACAGTAACAATCTCTCTAATCTCATCTTCAGCCATCTTCTTTCCAAGACATGCTCTGGAAGTTCTTCCTTGACTCTACTTCTGTGTCTATCAGAATTAACCGCAAGCAAATCAACAACTAGCTGAATAGTAGATTAAAAGAACAAGTAATACATGAACGAATTTTTGCTGAGGAACAAACTCCCTGAAAGACAGCAACCAATTTGCAACAATATTTTATCAGTTTCCTTGATCAACgtggtctgttttcttttttcttttcctgtatggAATATCCAAAAGCCCTGGACCTGTCCTTGATTATGCATTTACTTTCAATGAACTCTGCCTAGGATCTGTGTGGTTATTGAAGAGTTAACATTTAAGTGCTCTTTTATTTCCAAGAGGccaagcagaaggagaaaagagaattggGTTTCTCGAGGTTTCCATTATCTCAGTCAGAGTGGAAACTACAGTCCCCATTCTCCAGCCACCAAGAGAGACTAATAAAAAGCCCTAGTGAAATGTCTGACGATAGGCCAGGCGCTTTCttaagggagagaaaggaaagtaaaCAGGCTCAGATTCCAAGACAGGATACAATGAGGTAGGAGAAATGGTCAGTTGACCTGTGCTATAAGTCCTTGGGCAATGAAAGAACTGACATGAAGTAGGCTTCATGTGATTCACTTTAGGCATTTGTTCAGCCAAAATTCAGTGAGCATCCATATGCTAAATGTTAAACACTAATAATTACTATTTGGCATGTCCTAGTTCCAGGCTCTATGTTAAGTGCTTTATAATTTCTATCTTAAAGATTCTCTGCAAAACTCTATGTGTTAGGTATTCTTCCTACCCATACTTAAGAGAAAACTCAGGTTTATAGGAAAGCAAAGTATTTGAACCGAGGTCTGTACAGCTCTAAAATCCATATTTTAAACTGCTTTCAAGCAGAGATGTGGGGTTAGATGGTTCATCAGAGTGATTTTGCTGAAAACAAACACTTATCTCTGTGAGAAGAATGGTTCTGATCATAGCGATAATGTTACCTTTGTATCATAAGAATCTGATGCTACACCTCAAATACCAAAGTAACATTCTCAGGGCCAGTAATTGACAAAGAGACCTATCATTTTGATGGTTCTGATACCCTGTGGTAAGTTACCATGCTGGGGCTACTCTGATCCATACTGTGAGTGGGAGTAGAGGTGTTGAGGGTTCAAGTGAACTTCTAGCCACAAAGCCCTCCagtaagagaaaaataagcagctttaagtccatttttaaaatatcacaatcACAAACTGGGTATAAATTACTGCTAGAGAAGGCAAACAGTGAATTCTATTATAGCACCTCCTCACTCTTTTTGCAGAGGAAA
The genomic region above belongs to Neovison vison isolate M4711 chromosome 7, ASM_NN_V1, whole genome shotgun sequence and contains:
- the ZNF821 gene encoding zinc finger protein 821: MSRRKQTNPNKVHWDQVFAGLEEQARQAMMKTDFPGDLGSQRQAIQQLRDQDSSSSDSEGDEEETTQDEVSSHTSEEDGGVVKVEKELENTEQPVGGNEVAEHEVTGNLNSDPLLGLCQCPLCQLDCGSREQLIAHVYQHTAAVVSAKSYMCPVCGRALSSPGSLGRHLLIHSEDQRSNCAVCGARFTSHATFNSEKLPEVLNMESLPQAHSEGPSSAEGKDIAFSPPVYPAGILLVCNNCAAYRKLLEAQTPSVRKWALRRQNEPLEVRLQRLERERTAKKSRRDNETPEEREVRRMRDREAKRLQRMQETDEQRARRLQRDREAMRLKRANETPEKRQARLIREREAKRLKRRLEKMDMMLRAQFGQDPSAMAALAAEMNFFQLPVSGVELDSQLLGKMAFEEQNSGSLH